The Schizosaccharomyces pombe strain 972h- genome assembly, chromosome: I genome contains a region encoding:
- the aps1 gene encoding diadenosine 5',5'''-p1,p6-hexaphosphate hydrolase Aps1 — MLENNGSVILMEPDHLRTAVNRSMTSREGRTKNRFNPITGARLAAGVVALSADKRKVLLVSSAKKHPSWVVPKGGWEADESVQQAALREGWEEGGLVGHITRSLGSFKDKRPTDTIDRRKKYLKQLMSKSSGNDVSTNTELGAEAEKLLLPPRAECEFFEVIVERLEDNYPEMRKRRRKWMSYQEAKEALTSRKDILAALEKSSIIKEEN, encoded by the coding sequence ATGCTTGAAAATAACGGAAGTGTGATTTTAATGGAGCCGGATCATCTACGGACGGCAGTGAACCGCTCAATGACTTCTCGTGAAGGTCGAACGAAAAATCGATTCAATCCTATTACAGGAGCCAGACTTGCTGCGGGTGTTGTTGCTTTATCTGCAGACAAAAGGAAAGTCCTATTAGTTTCTTCTGCTAAAAAACATCCTTCTTGGGTAGTTCCTAAGGGTGGATGGGAGGCTGATGAATCTGTTCAGCAAGCTGCCCTTCGTGAAGGTTGGGAAGAAGGCGGACTAGTGGGTCATATCACTAGATCCCTTGGGTCTTTCAAGGATAAGCGTCCTACTGATACTATTGacagaaggaaaaaatatttgaagcAATTAATGTCAAAAAGTAGCGGAAATGACGTCTCAACCAATACCGAGTTAGGAGCCGAAGCAGAGAAATTATTACTTCCACCTAGAGCCGAAtgtgaattttttgaagttatTGTTGAAAGATTAGAAGACAATTACCCAGAGATGAGGAAGCGTCGCCGAAAATGGATGTCTTATCAAGAAGCAAAGGAAGCGTTGACAAGTCGTAAAGATATTTTGGCAGCTCTTGAGAAGAGCTCTATCATTAAAGAGGAAAACTGA